One genomic region from Esox lucius isolate fEsoLuc1 chromosome 24, fEsoLuc1.pri, whole genome shotgun sequence encodes:
- the znf219 gene encoding zinc finger protein 219 isoform X3 codes for MDSPPECVLALSCEPPQSPPTLPSLDHSPQASPPHGLPGRPVHLSPSALSRSPEPLSDTPDTTPCFPLSPFALNHHGEQEEDDEEEMSVPPSPTPAVALFPGDPAEVCSPSPESSPPATPMSSAPLPGFGALELALSSGQQGACSDELDLQLFHKDGGSLSGSMPGTGGGSGGAAGLKFPCLVCGKRFRFQSILSLHARAHSLDRDRRAAALYRTASSTTGSIIGKGSTPHLKGSTLHHQNHSDTGQNHRSHRRSLQLSGSLTHSLREEGDEALQTDRQTLQPFLMDDSTPLTPPMTEEVPLSLTSPYSSSCGPAGIGPIVLDDAAPASAASAAFRCHACKGKFRTASELARHVRILHNPYKCTLCHFSASQEQSLAAHLQDSHPPLSSPSLSPPAELPAPPPYNPRRPGVASTVATMAVPSPAPDTAIPAPAVTPALVPGAPPLPAFRCETCGQRFTQSWFLKGHMRKHKDSLDHKCQVCGRGFKEPWFLKNHMKVHLNKLGLKAGLGGLVGPGAGAEQGGSKGSVTNQGINSLYSSLLLARAGGGARGGRGRADRDGAGKSAILGYLGLPSDGGASCMERLQAVAQVAEMGNGNGGGRGGGDTAPDGGDQIAMWQLVARSLVAAQQAQQAQQTQRHNQRSQAQHQHRAPSRSSVVGEAEQVRAYLGGLDPREEPPSSAAPWECPDCGKLFRSLQQVVVHARVHVQRPQKSHGHPPRHAAAGEEDGGATRVTGGRGGGGGRGSSGEGRPEPKLQSSLQHSSGGGVGGFQSVMSSFQGENGLSGSSSGSSVTSRERVRGTGVKDCPYCGKAFRSSHHLKVHLRVHTVCVPLSGERPYKCPHCDYAGTQSGSLKYHLQRHHREQRNAMGASSSTASSPGLTSASLGCGGASLGEGREGMTKSRRPQNLNHGSAARGPAETPSSRRSQHQPWILGLPEPRDRDHVKDVGGLRETDLESQYRYLSGVMGALYQGGMEGGWTRESSNSSPTPPPAKAPKMSRRKPLTTSRMVPTNGGEPKGGEAAPQGGHEEGPSSQPLDLSRRTSPGLGGLEEDGASTRGGSGGGGTGVTINQCLFCPFRTSSAELMAMHLQVNHTSKSRRKRGAPNPGTLGEHVRPPQPRTEPDPLALWRYLSEAEDRAPLEEWASSRMERSTKNGLTLKEGDLEGSYNHPQASNRASTPNKTSIGLAALGLDSKMEEDEEEEEEDQEDEDLEGESSSPGESPREQAMRMSLSMSPGLAPERLTREEGGVMGE; via the exons ATGGATTCTCCTCCTGAGTGTGTCTTGGCTCTGTCGTGTGAGCCACCCCAGTCACCTCCCACACTACCATCTCTGGACCACAGTCCCCAGGCGTCCCCACCACACGGCCTTCCGGGCCGGCCCGTCCACCTCAGCCCCTCAGCCCTGTCCCGCAGCCCAGAGCCCCTGTCGGACACCCCCGACACCACCCCCTgcttccccctctcccccttcgcCCTCAATCACCACGGCGAGCAGGAGGAGGATGACGAAGAGGAGATGTCCGTCCCTCCGTCCCCCACCCCTGCCGTCGCACTTTTTCCGGGGGATCCGGCGGAGGTGTGTAGCCCCTCTCCGGAGAGCTCTCCTCCGGCCACGCCGATGTCATCGGCCCCTCTCCCCGGGTTCGGGGCCCTGGAGCTGGCTCTGTCCTCTGGGCAGCAGGGTGCCTGTAGTGATGAGCTGGACCTCCAGCTCTTCCATAAAGACGGGGGAAGCCTGTCCGGCTCCATGCCCGGGACTGGGGGAGGTTCTGGTGGAGCGGCTGGTCTCAAGTTCCCCTGCCTGGTCTGTGGAAAGAGGTTCCGCTTCCAGAGTATCCTGTCACTCCATGCCCGTGCTCACAGTCTGGACCGAGACCGTCGAGCCGCTGCTCTCTACCGGACCGCCAGCTCCACAACCGGGAGCATCATCGGGAAGGGGTCCACACCGCATCTCAAGGGGTCCACACTGCATCACCAGAACCACAGTGACACGGGGCAGAATCACCGGAGCCACCGCCGGAGCCTCCAGCTGTCGGGATCTCTCACCCACAGCCTGAGAGAGGAGGGCGATGAAGCTCTGCAGACGGACCGCCAGACCCTCCAACCCTTCCTGATGGACGACAGCACCCCTCTAACCCCTCCGATGACCGAAGAGgtgcctctctccctcacctccccctACTCCTCCTCCTGCGGCCCGGCTGGCATCGGTCCCATCGTTCTGGACGACGCCGCCCCGGCCTCGGCCGCGTCCGCCGCGTTCCGCTGCCACGCCTGCAAAGGGAAATTCCGCACGGCCTCGGAGCTGGCCCGCCACGTCCGGATCCTCCACAACCCGTACAAGTGCACCCTGTGCCACTTCTCCGCCAGCCAGGAGCAGAGCCTGGCGGCCCACCTCCAGGACAGCCACCCCCCCCTGTCCTCACCGTCCCTGTCCCCCCCGGCGGAGCTCCCCGCCCCGCCCCCCTACAACCCCAGACGCCCCGGGGTCGCCAGCACCGTCGCCACCATGGCCGTCCCCTCCCCTGCCCCGGACACTGCCATTCCCGCTCCGGCCGTCACCCCGGCCCTGGTCCCGGGGGCGCCCCCGCTGCCGGCCTTCCGCTGCGAGACGTGCGGCCAGCGGTTCACCCAGTCATGGTTCCTGAAGGGTCACATGAGGAAGCACAAGGACTCCCTGGACCACAAGTGTCAGGTGTGTGGCCGTGGCTTCAAAGAGCCCTGGTTCCTCAAGAACCACATGAAG GTCCACCTCAACAAGCTGGGTCTCAAGGCCGGTCTGGGAGGGCTGGTGGGTCCTGGAGCCGGGGCTGAACAAGGCGGGTCCAAAGGGTCGGTCACCAACCAGGGCATTAACTCTCTCTACTCCAGCCTCCTCCTGGCCCGAGCAGGCGGCGGCGCTAGAGGGGGCCGAGGAAGGGCCGACCGGGATGGCGCCGGTAAATCCGCCATCTTGGGCTACCTGGGGTTGCCCAGCGACGGCGGTGCCAGCTGCATGGAACGCCTACAAGCCGTGGCGCAGGTGGCGGAGATGGGGAACGGGAacgggggaggaagaggaggaggggacacGGCGCCGGACGGAGGCGACCAGATAGCCATGTGGCAACTGGTAGCTCGTAGCCTGGTGGCGGCTCAGCAGGCCCAGCAAGCCCAGCAGACGCAGAGGCACAATCAGAGGAGCCAGGCCCAGCACCAGCACCGAGCCCCGTCCAGGAGCTCCGTGGTGGGGGAGGCCGAGCAGGTCAGGGCCTACCTCGGAGGCCTGGATCCCAGGGAGGAGCCGCCGTCCTCTGCGGCCCCGTGGGAGTGTCCTGACTGCGGGAAGCTGTTCCGGAGCCTTCAGCAGGTGGTGGTGCATGCCCGCGTCCATGTCCAGCGGCCCCAGAAGAGCCACGGTCACCCTCCGCGCCATGCCGCGGCTGGAGAGGAGGACGGAGGGGCGACCCGGGTTAcgggaggacgaggaggaggcgGAGGGAGAGGAAGTAGTGGCGAGGGACGACCGGAGCCCAAACTTCAAAGTAGTCTCCAGCATTCATCTGGGGGCGGAGTCGGAGGGTTCCAGTCGGTGATGTCATCATTCCAAG gAGAGAACGGTCTGTCTGGATCATCGTCAGGTTCATCTGTGACCTCCAGGGAGCGTGTGCGGGGCACTGGGGTGAAAGATTGCCCCTATTGCGGTAAAGCTTTCCGCTCCTCTCATCACCTTAAAGTGCATCTGAGAGTTCACACAG TTTGTGTACCTCTTTCAGGGGAGAGACCGTATAAATGTCCCCACTGTGACTATGCTGGAACCCAGTCTGGCTCCCTCAAATACCACCTCCAGAGGCACCACCGAGAACAAAGGAACGCCATGGGAGCCTCTTCCTCCACCGCCTCCTCCCCCGGCCTCACGTCTGCCTCCCTGGGATGCGGCGGGGCTTCTCTGGgcgaggggagggaggggatgaCTAAGTCGCGCCGGCCCCAGAACCTCAACCACGGCTCGGCCGCCCGAGGCCCGGCGGAGACCCCGTCGTCCCGGCGCAGCCAGCACCAGCCCTGGATTCTGGGGCTCCCCGAACCGAGGGACCGGGACCACGTAAAGGACGTCGGGGGACTGAGAGAGACCGACCTGGAGAGCCAGTACCGGTACCTGTCCGGGGTGATGGGGGCTTTGTaccagggagggatggagggagggtggaCCAGGGAGTCCTCCAACTCCAGCCCCACCCCGCCCCCAGCGAAGGCGCCCAAAATGTCGCGCCGTAAGCCGCTCACCACCAGCCGCATGGTGCCGACCAACGGCGGGGAGCCGAAGGGAGGAGAAGCGGCTCCTCAAGGCGGCCATGAGGAAGGCCCGTCGTCCCAGCCGCTGGATCTCTCCCGTCGCACCTCCCCCGGCCTCGGAGGTCTGGAGGAGGACGGAGCGTCAACTAGAGGAGGTAGCggaggaggaggaacaggggTAACGATCAACCAGTGCCTGTTCTGCCCTTTCCGTACCTCCTCGGCTGAGCTCATGGCCATGCACCTCCAGGTCAATCACACCAGCAAGTCTCGGCGTAAGAGGGGGgctccaaatcctggcaccTTGGGGGAGCATGTGAGGCCCCCCCAGCCCCGGACCGAACCAGACCCCCTGGCCCTGTGGAG GTACCTGAGCGAGGCGGAGGACCGAGCCCCTCTGGAGGAGTGGGCCTCATCCAGGATGGAGAGGAGCACAAAGAATGGCCTTACCCTAAAGGAAGGGGACCTAGAGGGCAGCTACAACCACCCCCAGGCTTCTAACAGGGCCTCCACCCCTAACAAGACAAGCATTGGCCTCGCCGCCCTGGGGCTGGACAGCAAgatggaggaggatgaagaggaagaagaagaggaccAAGAAGATGAGGATTTGGAAGGGGAGAGCAGTAGTCCTGGGGAATCCCCAAGGGAGCAGGCAATGAGgatgtctctctccatgtcacCCGGCCTGGCCCCCGAACGTCTAACACGAGAGGAGGGTGGAGTGATGGGGGAATAG